The DNA region tcgtaaacccagtttacgggccgtattccagtttacggtcagtatttcatgggcgtattaaagcataacagaaccagaaaggcattctgaggacatggtgatttacgactcagtttacgggtcgtatttcagtttacggtccgtatttcaagtcgtctttaaccattcaagcttttgacagaaagttgaagttttggaagttgaaatatgacatggcagtttacgacccgtaaactgttttacggtccgtatttcaggccaaagttaaaacatttatagacaattataaataattttgacaaattAAAATTATACAAAATTAGGGATGAAATGGTtagttattttaattactcaaactccttgaATTTAAAGTATTTCCTAATTTTCATTTTTGACAATTtgaacaattaaataaatgaatattatttttaaacaaaatgcccttttttcttttattaaatctaacaaatatctcataaatgtcataaaaggtaccaattaatttctaagtAACTTGTGATGTCATAAGAATCTTTTTTaccaatttaaaggagtaaaatattgacttgaacaatttatataaaaatcatttaaacccTTTCAGGTgcatagctcattttatttattatccaaggactctgagtgattaaaataaattatgggaggtcaaaaattaggtgtcaatataTACCATTGATGGAAAGTACTTGCATTCCATATGCATATCATATCATCTTATGAACTCCTTGTTGAGTGACTTGCTTGAATTATTGATTGAAATGCACTTATCATGCTTAATTGACTAATTGAATAGCTTTTGAACTTGGAGGATTCACAAACTTAGGCTTGTAACACATAATTATTGTTATGTTAGACCAATGGTGGTTAAGTGTGGAACTAATCATTCGGAAGACCCCTTCAAACCCTAGGCGATTTCGCCTCTATCGATGCCAAAATTGGCAACTTTCTACGCATTAATAGCTCTTGCACTTTCTTTAACCTGATCCTCCATGGTACACCCCAAAAGGTGAGGTTACCCCTTTCCCCGTCTCGTTTGCTACAAATTTTAATTGTTCTTTTCTTATTGATTTCAAATGATAGATTCCTATTGGGTCATTGCATATTGGAAGAAATTTTTCTCCCAATTCCACAAGTCCCACATCTATTAAACCCAAGTTGTTGGAATATTTAGGGTTCTATAGAACCCCTTCCCACTTGTTCACAACCTTTTCAATGCACAAGAAACTCTTTATTAGAAATTTTCTAACCCAAACACCGTTTAATTAGGAATCTACCTTGAGTTGGAACCTTTACCTAGCCGAATTTGgttttttacttaaaaatctttcttTTGTTTGGCTGAGTGTTCGTGCTTGGTCAAGGAGTGAAAAGGATCCCAAAATTCCATTCTCGATCAAGGCTGCCATCAAAAGAGGTAAACCACCCTCCTTCTCATTTAATTTCAACAATTTAAGTGTTTGTTCTTGTGTATTATGAGCATGTGTTAGTGTTTGTTATTGTATGTCATGAGCGTATGTTAGTCTATCTACTATAGTTTGGATTAGTTGCTAAGTAGTTTAAGTTCTTTAGTTTTGTAGTTAACTGTTGGTTTCCTATAAAGATTGCTTAAATGTTTGACTAGGGATTTGTTAATGTAAAGGCATCACCTTCCCGTGATTATTGCTTAAGTTAGTTCAAGATTATATGCTTAAGTTGGTTCAAAATAGTTATTATGTAGTTAGAAGGAGTAGTTAAGTAGCTTTATTATGTCCTAATTGCAAGCATGAAGGTGTTAGCTTGAGTAAATGACAAGCTTAGCTTTTATATGAAGAGAAAAGGACTTATATGATTCGGTATCCATTCATGCCGGTTTGTGTGATTAAACACTATTAAGACACTCCTACACAAGTTGTCATGATAAACTAAGATGGCTAAATATGTTTTTCTCTCTAGATTTTAACTAGTGCACTAGAGTAAAGTGTGATGATTTGATGTAGGGGTTTGTTTTAATAATCTTATGTAGGATCATGTGGTCTATTGCTCCTTTTGCGAGTAATTTAACATGTAACTTGTGTATCCAATGATAGAATGAAATGATGTGTCAAAAGGGATCATGTTTTGATACGGCTTTGCTTGTTCTTATATGCTGAAGTGATTCATAAGTAATGAAGGGATTAAACAGGCTTTGGAACCATGACGTTGTATTGAGACAGTGTTAGGGTTTTTCTTTGCTTATGTGTGTAGCCAAAAATAATTGGTTTGCCTGACTGTTACATGTGTGCTTTGTATGAGACCTTCCCAACTAAAAGTGCTTAAGTTAAGGGTGTTGGCTTTTGCTAACATCCATAGGTGATCTTCCCTTGTCTTCTTCCCAAATAGCTATGATTTGCAACATCATAAGTGGTGTATGATTCTCAAACTACTATGATTTGTAACATGTTAAGTGGTATATGAACTTGGAGTCTAGATTGAAGACTTTAAATGATTTTAAATACTACTAGTGCTTcactattttgtttttatttgagTTCATGAATGGAAAAATGGGCAATTTTGCCTCTATCTTGTATGAGTCGAGTTTTTCCTACTTTATGTGATGTATGACCTTGTATTTAACATCGAAAGAGACTTTAaaattgattttgttttctttggAAAGTCATTGGACTGTCTTGCCTCTTTGAAATTGAAACTTAATGATTTTTAAACATTTAGGTTGTCCCTTTGTGATCCATACAAGAATGACCCACTACCTCTATCCCCTTCAACTGTGTTACTGTGTGGTTAAGCAGAAACAAGATTCAAGGATCCTATGATTGTTATGTTCATATAGCCCTGTGTATGTTTACTTGACTCTTTGCCTGGAACTTGAAACATTAGGGGGTTGTAGGTGTTTTTCTATGCAAGTTTATCAATACCCTTTCTTTTTTGAAAACTTAAATGTCACTACTACTTTTTGCTTTGGGTCAACTTTAATCAATATAGAGGGTATACACTTTTTGGACTTGGAGAAGGACTTAGAAGTCGTCTGCTGCATTGTTTAATGGTATGTGTGCATTTGGAAGGTTAAAACTGATGAATTATGTGTTTGTCATTCTCTTTGGATGAATAGTGTAAAGCATGGACCATATCCTAGGTTCCCAGAATGTCATAGATATGTGTGTGCATATATGTGTTAGTGCTTAACCTTGAAATCTGAGCCATACCATAGTCGCTCTATGAtaccttagcatgtgtgtatgaaTGTACCTCCTCTGTTTACTGTGAAGTATGAATTGTTAGGTTGCATGACCTACTTCCTGTCCTACGCAGCCTCCAATTTTCGCCTATAGTATGGAACATGTTACTCTACCTGTTCTATGCTAATGTCTTTGTAGAATATAAATAGCAGGTAAGTAAAGAACAAAATGATTTTTACGTGGTAACCACCCGGCTCACAAGGGGGGATAAAACCACGACCTATACCTCTATAGGATTTTCCTCAAACTCCGCTACAACAATGAGCCTCTGAAAATTAAAGTTACAATCCCTCTAAGTCTTATCTCACTAATGAACCTCTGACTGGCAAGCAACCTTCAAGTTGATCCttaacttgaagttgaatttacaatGTTTTTTATCTAACAGTATTGCTTCTAATAAAgtggataaagatacaactcgataaaTCAACCTAATACAAGTTTTCTAGACTCAAGAACTGCAAAATAGAAACTTTATTCTACAGTTTCTTCAATCTTCTACTCGTACTAGGGACGCACGCCTGGATTCTGAATATGCTTGATAAATCTTTTAGTAGCTTGATATTCTaaattctctctttgtgggtgcacAAACCTTCTTCTAGGTAAGACTTGGATATTTATAACATTAAGTGCACAGTAGGTCGGCAAACATTAAACCTTCCTCGAGTAGGCCCATGAGATGTTAGGGTTTGTGTTGtatttggattcttgccttgttgagtccGCTTCTTGTCCTAGTTCATCTGCCTCCGAATCTCTCTACTGTCAGAGATAGAACATGTTCATGAACATGTTTCATCATCCCCTTCTTGTTCATTCTTGCCACTCTATCTTGAGCTATTTTTGTgatggatgatggaacatgttgacagacctATTTCGTGCATCATGCTCTTTGCTCTGTGTTTGTATTTTCGTATCTCCTTTTGATAGAACATTTCTGGGAACCTGGTTCATTTACCACGTGCGCGTATTTTGTCTATCATCAAAACTTAAGCATGCCAACAAATTCCCCTATTTGATGATGACAAAATTCATGTTCCTCAGACTACTTTATAACCTGTTTGAATAATATGAACACTAAGATTGAACCAGGTTAGCATAGTAGGGTCATAAGCACTACATAGGATACATCTTcctccttttggcatcattaaaaagttGTTTCAGTTAAATTTAGCATCAATTGAATATAACAATATTAAACTCATTCCCACTTGGGCTATCACATATGCTCAAGCTAGGATCGCTTTCTCAATATTATAACTAGTTATAGGATTCATATCATGCACAATCCACAGGCTGAATAATCCAACAATTTCATTAGCACCTTGAAATACATATTCAACCATTGATCACATAAGATAATACATGCCAGTTTGACATGATAAGGAGGACATAGAAGGAGGATAAGTTATATTTTACTGGAGTAGAGGGGCTGCAACTCAAAAGGAACTTAGATTTAGCATATTTGGATCATCTGTACAATTTCATCCACCACCCTTCTTCAGTTGTCTGAATCCACCTGTATTTTTTTCTTCAGATGAGTAGGTGCATTTTCTGTAGCTGATCATCCTGCTTTGAATAATTTCTTACTTTTACTCTTGTTCGCTGTTCTTTGTATCCTTAGATTCATCCAACTTTTTCGCTTGAATATTAGACTACTCATTTTTCTTTTGGAGTGGCACAACAATAACTCTGAGTCTTCCAGAGGATCCCAAGTTTGATAATTGGGGTAGGCTTCGTCTCTATTGAACCCTCACTCCTTAGGAAATAGATTAGTACTGGTAGTAAGGGAGGGTTGTGGACCACTGAAATATGCAATCTTTCATTTGACTCGTCACGGTCCCTCATTGATGAGAAAGGATTATCATGGGAGGAAAATGAATCTGACATTTTGAGTAGGATTTTGTGAAAGAGAAGTTGTGCTTGCCCTAAACTGTgatgtgtgagagagagagtttTAGCCACAACTTGTTGATAAGAGATAGATTTTATGGTGGTAAGTGTCCAAGACAGAGTTATTTAATGAAAAGGAGTTTTCCAATATTGACTGGAGTGTGTACATAACCCATTTATTTTTTGGTTGTGGCCACCAATTGTCAATAGCTGGCTTAGACTATGAAGATTGGAATAGGTTGAACAACATGTTTTATAGTCTGACTGTACTAACAATAATCAAGGACTGAATACAGACCTGAAGTACCAATGTAGAATCTGATGCATTTCCTAATTCTTGGCTGCTGTGACTGAATCGTTCTTTAAACATAATGAAATCATGACCTTATTAAAGCACATAACATACAACTTAATGTACAAGATTGAGTAGAATATTATTCAATTTTAGGCTTATTAATTTTGAAGCAACTATTCTAACCAATCATTGAGGGGTACCTTAGCAATCTTAATCATTCCCAGTTCCAACCAGTTTCACTCATTATGTTCTCTTCCTAAGGCTTTTGTGAAAATGTCTGCAATTTGTTTTTTCAGTGGCACAAAACTGGATTGAAATAAGACCCTTCTCAACATTGTCACGTAAAAAGTGGTGTCTTATGTCAATGTGTTTGGTTCTCTTATACTGAATGAGATTTTTTGCAATGTTGATAGCAATAGTATTGTCACAGAATATGGGGACACAATCAATTTCCATACCAAAAATCTTTAATTACTGCTTAATCTATAGCAGTAGAGAGAAATATGATACAACAACCACGTATTCTTCCTCAGCAGTAGATAGTTCCACAGAATTTTGTTTCTTTGTCGCCCAAGAGACCAAACATGATCCAAGAAAGTGTGCCATACCTGTAGTGCTCTTCCTATCTAAATAATACCCTGCGTAGTCAGCATCAGCATATCCAACTAGATCGAAGTTGCTGCCTCCATGATACCACAACCCCAACTCACTTGTTCCTTTAAAATATCTCAAGATTCTTTTCATAGCTTTTAGATGAGACTCTTTAGGATTATTTTGAAATCTTGCACATAATCCCATACTGAATACAATGTCATGTAGACTAGCAATAAGATACAGAAAGGAGAAAATCATACCTCTGTATATTTTCTGCTCAACTGGGGGACTAGTTTTATCCAAGGTGAGCTTTGTGGCTGTTGCAATTGGAGTATCACTTGCCTTAGTATCTTCCATTTTGAACTATTTGAGTGGTTCCTCAGTATGCTTCAGTTGATGGATCATGGTGCCCCCGTTGTTGTTTGCTTTATTTGTAGTCCTAAAAAGAAGTTCAGTTCTCCTATCAAGCTCATCTCAAACTCACTCCCCATTAATTTAGCAAATTCTTTAGTCATTGACTCATTTGTAGCTCCAAAGATAATGTCATCCACAGAAACTTGCACAACCAGCAAGTTCTTTCCTTTGACCTTCAAGAACAGTGTGTTGTCTACTTTTCCTCTAGTGTGGCCATGTGCTAGAATAAATCGTGATAACCTT from Lycium barbarum isolate Lr01 chromosome 10, ASM1917538v2, whole genome shotgun sequence includes:
- the LOC132612937 gene encoding secreted RxLR effector protein 161-like, with translation MEDTKASDTPIATATKLTLDKTSPPVEQKIYRGMIFSFLYLIASLHDIVFSMGLCARFQNNPKESHLKAMKRILRYFKGTSELGLWYHGGSNFDLVGYADADYAGYYLDRKSTTGMAHFLGSCLVSWATKKQNSVELSTAEEEYVVVVSYFSLLL